Proteins found in one Leptospira terpstrae serovar Hualin str. LT 11-33 = ATCC 700639 genomic segment:
- a CDS encoding Rossmann-fold NAD(P)-binding domain-containing protein: protein MKILLLGGTGLIGKQVLLSLVFYPQIKKVIVWARNSPSTSNPNVPIEVVQVKWEDFQSGKVSVPDGIDAVFCCLGTTINKAGSQEKFKEIDYEYPLLAAKQAKEKKIPGFYIITAMGSDPNSSIFYNRVKGEIELELRQLQFPFLGIFRPSLLIGEREEVRVGEKVGEFLGNLIPFGLLGLKKFKPIPGEYVAKSMIHSLLHDKPEKGSAPQVKVYENDVLWEIGKDHSF, encoded by the coding sequence ATGAAAATACTACTTCTCGGTGGAACCGGTCTCATAGGTAAACAAGTGTTACTCTCTCTTGTTTTTTACCCACAAATCAAAAAAGTAATCGTTTGGGCAAGAAATTCCCCATCAACTTCTAATCCCAATGTTCCCATTGAAGTGGTACAAGTAAAGTGGGAAGACTTTCAATCGGGTAAGGTATCTGTTCCCGATGGGATTGATGCTGTATTTTGTTGTTTGGGAACCACCATTAACAAAGCAGGCAGCCAGGAAAAATTTAAAGAAATCGATTATGAATATCCATTGCTTGCAGCAAAACAAGCAAAAGAAAAAAAGATTCCTGGTTTCTATATCATTACGGCAATGGGATCAGATCCAAACTCTTCTATATTTTATAATCGAGTGAAAGGCGAGATTGAATTGGAACTGCGTCAGTTACAATTTCCTTTTTTGGGAATTTTTAGACCTTCTTTACTCATTGGAGAAAGAGAAGAAGTGCGAGTAGGAGAAAAGGTAGGAGAGTTTCTTGGTAACCTCATTCCTTTTGGCCTTCTTGGACTCAAAAAATTCAAACCAATTCCAGGTGAATATGTTGCCAAATCTATGATCCATTCTTTGTTACATGACAAACCAGAAAAAGGATCTGCCCCACAAGTGAAAGTATACGAAAACGATGTCCTTTGGGAAATCGGTAAGGACCATTCTTTTTGA
- a CDS encoding PilZ domain-containing protein — protein MYLVAMESERRLPRISPGDFSEFEVQLDLEGITLFGKLGNISEEGLCFLGEDDLLSDEIESQVLGSIVWAKGTKRMFFEGTVMWTQTSKIKNVVYYIAGIQFQERLNLTDSMLARSLEIK, from the coding sequence TTGTACCTTGTTGCTATGGAAAGTGAGCGAAGGCTTCCAAGAATATCCCCCGGTGACTTTTCTGAATTTGAGGTCCAATTGGATTTGGAAGGGATCACACTTTTCGGAAAGTTAGGGAATATTTCGGAAGAAGGTCTTTGTTTTTTGGGTGAGGATGACTTACTCAGCGATGAAATTGAATCCCAAGTTTTGGGAAGTATAGTTTGGGCAAAAGGCACCAAACGGATGTTCTTTGAAGGAACCGTGATGTGGACCCAAACTTCTAAAATTAAAAATGTAGTTTATTATATTGCAGGAATTCAATTCCAGGAAAGACTCAATCTTACGGATTCAATGCTTGCGCGCAGTTTGGAGATCAAATGA
- a CDS encoding lysophospholipid acyltransferase family protein — translation MIPDNKQKPYSKTKYIILSWVVHFIVRVWYLFVRNQKFIIPEESAKVIEKGSGYIIAVFHETTLSLYRHATQYLKRKKKADMVALVSQSKDGEIIHQTFARSSLRSVRGSSTRGGTGAFRNILKEMKQGAVPIFTVDGPKGPRREVKPGVIVTASLTGFPILYLHSCYDRAYTFKSWDRHFFPKFGAKLFIQYGEPFFVPKGLSESQIEDYAKKLEIAMGKNAEILESYVRGQSSDNSIDVPPKI, via the coding sequence TTGATTCCAGATAACAAACAAAAACCCTATTCCAAAACCAAATACATCATCCTCAGTTGGGTGGTACACTTTATTGTACGAGTTTGGTATCTATTCGTTCGAAACCAAAAATTCATCATTCCCGAAGAAAGTGCCAAGGTCATTGAAAAAGGTTCTGGTTATATCATTGCAGTTTTTCATGAAACTACTCTTTCGCTTTATAGGCATGCCACTCAGTATTTGAAGCGAAAGAAAAAAGCGGATATGGTCGCTCTTGTATCACAATCGAAAGATGGAGAGATCATCCACCAAACCTTTGCTCGCTCTAGTCTTCGTTCGGTTCGCGGGTCTTCCACCAGAGGGGGCACAGGTGCCTTTCGTAATATCCTAAAAGAAATGAAACAAGGGGCAGTTCCTATCTTTACAGTCGACGGTCCTAAAGGCCCAAGACGGGAAGTGAAACCAGGTGTGATTGTGACGGCCTCTCTTACTGGCTTTCCCATTCTGTATTTGCATTCTTGTTATGACCGGGCTTACACTTTTAAAAGTTGGGACAGGCATTTTTTTCCAAAATTTGGGGCAAAACTTTTCATCCAATATGGGGAGCCGTTCTTTGTTCCCAAAGGGCTTTCGGAGAGCCAAATAGAGGATTATGCTAAAAAATTGGAAATTGCCATGGGGAAAAATGCCGAAATCCTGGAATCCTATGTGCGTGGACAATCCTCTGACAATTCTATTGACGTACCGCCTAAAATCTAA
- a CDS encoding MBOAT family O-acyltransferase: MIFSDFEYFVFFLFVFFTVWYVFPTIFSNQSRETRILHVFLLISSYFFYMSWDYRFGALILLSTAIDYYVGLKLSSENREKVRYYLLLFSLITNLVFILGFFKYYNFLVTSINTVTNPMFGADAFPVLKIILPAGISFFTFQSLSYTIDVYRKEIPAEKDFIRFALFVSFFPQLVAGPIVTARTFMPQLYSPKKLEDIEFRVAIRFFMLGYFKKAVLSDMVAPTIDAIYADPAGHHAYALLIAAALGGIQVYLDFSGYSDMAIGSAMLLGYKLPTNFNLPFLATSVSGFWRRWHMTLNSWLRDYIYIPMGGSRVTSVRRKFNLWFTMFVSGVWHGAQWTFVFWGSLNGVFYVLEEVWKEWFPDKKENRAAEPWYQIPLWLFQNILNSSIFFLGAVFFRSLTWENAWIHIRGIFTFQAGQIRPYMWKDFLWIIIFLYLGHIIGYFIFEKGKGKKIPASLEFAFYPILFLVLNLATPENSVPFIYFQF; encoded by the coding sequence TTGATCTTTTCCGATTTTGAATACTTTGTCTTCTTTCTCTTTGTTTTTTTTACGGTTTGGTACGTATTCCCTACTATTTTTTCGAATCAATCGAGAGAAACTCGCATATTACATGTATTCCTACTCATCAGTAGTTATTTTTTTTACATGTCTTGGGATTATCGCTTTGGTGCACTTATCCTTCTTTCCACAGCCATTGACTATTATGTAGGACTGAAACTCAGCTCTGAGAACAGAGAAAAGGTGAGATACTACCTCTTACTTTTTAGTTTGATTACCAATCTTGTTTTTATTTTGGGATTTTTTAAATACTATAATTTTCTTGTGACTTCGATTAACACTGTCACCAATCCAATGTTTGGTGCAGATGCATTTCCTGTTCTTAAAATCATTCTTCCCGCAGGTATTTCCTTTTTTACATTCCAATCTTTGTCTTATACCATTGATGTGTATAGAAAAGAAATCCCTGCTGAAAAGGACTTCATTCGATTTGCATTATTTGTGAGTTTTTTCCCGCAACTTGTTGCAGGACCAATTGTTACTGCCAGAACTTTTATGCCACAATTGTATAGTCCAAAGAAATTGGAAGATATAGAGTTTCGCGTTGCGATTCGATTCTTTATGTTGGGTTATTTCAAAAAAGCTGTCCTTTCTGATATGGTGGCTCCAACGATTGATGCTATTTATGCCGATCCTGCGGGTCATCATGCGTATGCATTGTTAATTGCTGCTGCTCTAGGCGGAATCCAAGTGTATTTAGATTTTAGTGGGTATTCAGATATGGCCATTGGAAGTGCTATGTTACTTGGCTATAAACTTCCCACTAACTTCAATTTACCTTTCCTCGCTACTTCTGTCTCTGGATTTTGGCGGCGTTGGCATATGACCTTAAATTCCTGGTTACGCGATTATATTTATATTCCTATGGGCGGAAGTAGGGTAACATCGGTAAGACGAAAGTTTAACCTATGGTTTACAATGTTTGTCAGTGGGGTTTGGCATGGGGCCCAATGGACCTTTGTGTTTTGGGGCTCACTCAATGGTGTTTTTTATGTTTTAGAAGAGGTTTGGAAGGAGTGGTTCCCTGACAAAAAAGAGAACCGCGCTGCAGAACCTTGGTACCAAATCCCCCTTTGGCTTTTTCAGAATATTCTCAATAGCTCCATTTTCTTTTTGGGTGCCGTTTTTTTCCGTTCCCTTACTTGGGAAAATGCCTGGATTCATATCCGAGGAATCTTTACCTTCCAGGCCGGTCAAATCCGGCCCTATATGTGGAAGGACTTCCTTTGGATCATCATCTTTCTGTATTTAGGCCATATCATTGGGTATTTTATCTTTGAAAAGGGGAAAGGCAAAAAAATCCCAGCTAGTTTGGAGTTTGCCTTCTATCCAATTCTATTTCTTGTCTTAAATTTAGCTACACCAGAAAATTCTGTTCCTTTCATTTACTTTCAGTTCTAA